The Triticum aestivum cultivar Chinese Spring chromosome 4B, IWGSC CS RefSeq v2.1, whole genome shotgun sequence sequence ACTAAAATGAGGGAGCAAACATACTAAAACAGGCCTACATACGTCTGATTCacgaaaaaagttagaacatcttactTCTATAAACAGAGGGGGTATCAAGCACACGTTCACATTCGTCGGAACTGTACAGTCTGTGTGATCGTAATATTACTTAGGGTGCGTTTGGAATAGATGTAATTCGATACGTAGGTGTTTCACTAATATGCGAATCGGACCGGCGTTGAGCAATTTATGTCGGAAATGAAACTGATCTTCCAACGTCgttctccggcggctcccctccgccggcaaCTTTGGTCgtcggacggggggggggggggggggggggggagggtcgccggatccacgcgtgtggatcgttttttACTTCCTTGTAGTCTAattttttaggttgttcatcgtctttgcttcgacggcgatgatgacaacactgaataaagattcttcggatcctttcctgacgaggccatcggtcctatggttggggacgGGTTTGGAAACCAGTCtattcaagcaaggatggcgtagCGGCGGCGTCATCCTCGTGGTgcacctgtgtcctcgggctccgccgttgcgacgaagtttgctccagcgtcggcacagagcttgggaggtagtcaaAGAGCGGATGCAGATAGTCTGCATCGATGGCATCTGGAAGACGGAGCATGTGCTGGGcttgtggttcgtggatggcaggtatggtttcttCCTTTGGCGTTTTAGTCGTGGtagggtgccagatctggagttcgatggcatgtccggggtgttgccccggtctgattcgttcaacggcaagggTTTCACTTTTGATGAGCCACCTCGAAgatccgcaaagctgcatatcagcgatggagtcgTGTCGAGCTCGGGTGAGTAGGTGATTCATCATTCTTTTCTTTGATGGCTGTTGTGGTGATGCCGAAGGTAGGTGACGGACGTTGGTGTCAAGCtgagagatgttctgctatcttttcagttttgtcatgtcggtctttacgtgacttgAATAAGACACGGATTAGAAAACAACGGCCGAGACGTGTATTATTTACGAGTGTATTTAAAAGAACGCAATAATCCAAACAGGGCCTTAGCATCTTGCAAATCTGTCCAGACCACAGACATAGAGACGAATGAGCTACTGTATTACGGTTCAACCAATAAACGAATCCAGctttagagcattactagtagaacccctaaaccctcaaacccttgtagcagttttaagggttgagaagtgccactttttgacacttttaagggttgaaaaacaagggcaaagactagaaccctcaaacccaacccttaaactgctttaagggttggatttgagggttctagtctttgcgtcAACCCCAATCTTTAAAACTGTCATTGAACCAGCTGTCTTCTTTGAACTATACTGCCAAAAGTGAGTTCTACTATTGAAACTTCTAAAAACTGAAACTAAGCTGGATTTTGCTAGTACTGCACATGTTCAGAAAGAAGCAATTAAGCACAACACACATGGATCCATCCATCGTAATTGCTAAATCCATCCAGCGCAACACGCAAGGAGATTAGCAAGTAAAATTTGCTGCCGCCGTAGATACTTTGCCGCATCTGTGATTGCTGCCAGTAGGCTTTCAGATTCAGAGGATAATCAAGAACATGCAGCCTTCTGATACGCACGTGCTGCACGGCCACTGGAGCCTGGAGGCACGCGTAGGCCGGCGTTGCTCCCGCACGGCGCAGCTGCAGCGCGGGTGAAGAAGAGGCGCGTGGTCATCTCCCACGTGTGAAGCACGGGCGAGGTCGAAGCGGGATCAGTCGCCGGCCACGCAGGACGATGGGGCTCACGCGGGGACGGCCATGGCGGCTTTGGATCGGGCCCCGGAGGCCCTCGAGGCCAAATCCGACCGGGAGCTTGTGCTCTGCCTCGTCCGGATCAGCGGAGCTGACGGATTTGATGGGAGGCGGGAGGGcggccgggccgcggcggcgcaggGGAGGCAGGTGGGGACGTcggggcggggaggaggaggcgcggccgGGGCGGGGAGGCGGCGGGACGGTGCGCGACGGGGCGGGGAGGCGGAGGGGCGGCCGAGGATGGAGCGccggggcgcggcgcggcgggaGGGCGGCCGGGCAGGGCGGCCGAAGGCCGGCGGCGGCCGGATCGGGGGAGGGGGAGCTGAAAACTCCCTCCCGCGCGAAACTGGCGAGGGAACCGAGTCGGGGAGGGGTTGGGCTGCCAACCCCTGTTTCTACAGGCTGGGAAGGAGAACAAGGGTTGAGCCTCTAAAAAAATTTGAAGGTTTAAGGGTTAATGGGTTCTATTCTTTGCGATTTTTTCGTGTCAACCCGTAAAAAAGCGGTTATTTCTAAGGATTTGAGGGTTTAGGGGTACTACTAGTAATGCTTTTACAAGATGCTAGACTGTAGACAGCTAAAACAAATTAAACAGATTCCCATTGTTAGTTTCATCGCGACGACGAGGAGCTTCCATTCGATCTGCGCGAGAACAAACGACCAAAAGGTCGTGCGAGCCACCGCCGCCTGCCACTGCTTCCACCGTCGCTATCGCCCTCGACGTCGCGGCGTGCATTGCCACTCGACACGTCGGCGGTTTCCTCGGTGCCATTGCCGGCCGGCTCCGTGGCCTCGTCCGTGGGCAGCTGGTACCTGCAGACGGGGCAGGAGCTGTGCGCCTCCAGCCACGGCAGGATGCACACGTCGTGGAACCGGTGCTTGCACGGCATCTCCTTGGCCTCGCCGCCAGCCGCGAACTCGTCCAGGCACACCGGGCAGGTCGCGGCCTCGCTTACCTTTACCGTTGGCAATGCGGCAACGGCCTCCATCTTCGCCGGCAGCGTGCCTTGCCGGCTCGGGTCGGTCTCGGCCAGGTACTCCAGCAGCAAATCCAACCCGGGGCCAAGAATCAACTCGCCAAGCGTCAGGCCTGCTCCCCTGCCGGCCCCGGCGCCATTGCTGGCTCTTCCCTCTGACATGAGCATGGCGTGCGCGTCGGCGGGGCTAACCAGCACGAGTCGCTCGAGCCCCGGATCGGGCGCGTCGCCGTCGGCATTGGCATCGCCTTCCTGGAGCGCGTTGAGCAGCTGCAAGAAGGCGAGGTGGCGGTACTGTCTTCGCGCCAAGGCCGCGAGGTCGCCGCCGTCGAGGCCGTAGGAGACGCCGAGGAGGTCCATGAGGATAGGCGGCCACGGCGGAACCGCAAGCTCCGACCTTGCGCCCGCGTCATCTGGGCCGGCCCCTGTGGCAGTAGTACCATGGTCTCCCACGGCGTTGCTGCTCCGCCGACCATCGGCCATCTCCTCCACGAATCCGGAACAGCAGTGCGGGCACTTCACCTCCTCGACGCCCAGCTCTGGCCTTACGATCACGGAGCACATGTGGCAATAGTATCTAGAAGTTGCACCGGGTTCCTCCGCCATGTCTTTCTCCTGAGAGTTCCTATCTCCTGGACCAAGAACTGCGTATAGGAAGTTATTAGGAACAGAATCACCATCAGGCATAGGTGTGCCAAGATGCAAAATTTCACCGAACCCCCCAAAAAATATAATTTGGGCAAAATTAGCGCGCTCGTTCTCCTGGCTGAAACAAAGTTCCCCGGCCCTTTTCCAACGGAAAGAATGCACGAGCTAACGATACTCTTAAAACTTGAGACAGAAAGTACATAAGCGCACGAAATTCTATCCAATCTCTAAAAGAGAAACATAATATGAAGATGGATAAAATTAAGAACTTACCACCTATAAGAGAGACGGAGCTTCTTCAACAACACCCGAGAAATTAGCGCGCATGGAAACCAAAGCAAAAATGTGAAGCAAGAAGAAGAATCGGAGGGGGgccaggagaggagaggagaggcgggCGGAGATGAGATATGTT is a genomic window containing:
- the LOC123094859 gene encoding E3 ubiquitin-protein ligase SIRP1, which translates into the protein MAEEPGATSRYYCHMCSVIVRPELGVEEVKCPHCCSGFVEEMADGRRSSNAVGDHGTTATGAGPDDAGARSELAVPPWPPILMDLLGVSYGLDGGDLAALARRQYRHLAFLQLLNALQEGDANADGDAPDPGLERLVLVSPADAHAMLMSEGRASNGAGAGRGAGLTLGELILGPGLDLLLEYLAETDPSRQGTLPAKMEAVAALPTVKVSEAATCPVCLDEFAAGGEAKEMPCKHRFHDVCILPWLEAHSSCPVCRYQLPTDEATEPAGNGTEETADVSSGNARRDVEGDSDGGSSGRRRWLARPFGRLFSRRSNGSSSSSR